Part of the Oncorhynchus masou masou isolate Uvic2021 chromosome 24, UVic_Omas_1.1, whole genome shotgun sequence genome is shown below.
TCAataagctttacgtatcggcctcacggcctttgTCAGAGCTTTTACTTAGTGTGAAAGGGAAAGGCTTGTCATAGCATGGCAAGGCTTGACAATGCACAGCATTGTTGTAAATCTAACATTCATTTCATAATTGATTATTGGCAATGATTTATTGACCGAAGCTTCTGTGTAAACTCTGAATTTCATGAGAAACTTTTCTCGTTTCTGAGCCCTCAAGACCAAGAGATATGGAGACGCTGACACCCAGTGGATGTTGTGGGTCACTGCATGGAGACTTTTACCCGTAATTACATGAAAACCTCTTCACTGCAGCTGTGAGATACAGAATTCATGATTTTGAAATATGCACTTTGATGATCAATATTCAACATTTATTTGATTGCGTGGAGGTCTATTTTTGCTTAATAGGTTGCAAACCTGTTATAATCGTTGTGTAAAACACAGTACATAACATGTTACAGCCAATTACAATTGGACTGTTTATTCACAGCTACATACCAAGCGGGTTAGTGTCTTCCCTACATGACATGCACATCAGAGAGAaaggcctgctctctctctctgccggtcCCTCGCTTTCTCTCATGCTGCAGGCCTGGAGCCCACTGCTTTATCACGGCACTGCAGGAGGGTCCACTGAATGCAGCCAGTGTCTGACCAGGTAACTTTAAACTACAGAGAACTCTTCCTCCGGATGGCGTCCATAGCATCATTAGACCATTAGGGAACAAACAAGCCTTACCCTTTTACTGTGGAAGGGAGCTGGTGAACAAGAACATTTCTGCGAAACATGCTGAATTTGATTACTCACGGCTGTTGTCTCTTTAATTCGTTTCCTTTGTAGATTTGTAACACTTGCTTGTGTACGTGTGGCACCACGCGATGCATTTCTGCGGGCCAAAATTGATGGATTTGGTTATGATTTGGCAATGACAGTGAAATGATATGTTTTTGAGAAATGACaaaggagggagcgagagactAGACTGCATGCCAAGAGGCCCGCAGCACTTATGCACAGTGTGTGTCCGCTCCCCCTGCTCTGGCTCTGTGGGATAATAAGAGGGTTTGTTTTCCCAGAGCTCCCACATGAGGGCTGGGCCTCGTTGGCTAAGGGGGACGGGCTGCCTTCCTACAGGATaagtaggcagagagagagaatgaggagtgGCAGAGAGGGAACCTCCTTTGTCGATTTATAGGTCTTCCATGcacacataatacacacacacacacacacacacatagatagacacacagagacagcaggGGCCTCTCAGACAAAGTCAGGATGTGACATCACTCACAGGAAGAGAAGCCAAACAACTTTTTGACTCGTACTTTTTTGTCTGCGCTGCTGTGTCGCTGGCTTCTCAGTGAAGGAGCCTCGAGGTCTGTTGGTAGCTGGGAAGGAGGGAGTATCTGTAGGAACCGGAGAGGGACACATCTGCCTGGATCGTTGTCCACATTCCCAAGTCTTCCACATTGGGAGCCCAGCCAGGTATTGTGGGGGAAACTTCTCccctttttttatgtctctgttgaTCTCCTTGTATCTCTTCTCACTCTTTCACTTTGATGCATATAACTGGATCCAACTGTGTTTGGTCCATTGCATTAGCGACTCTTTTCTCTCCCACATATGTGTGTAGGATCTAGAAAGAGCTGCTGTTATTCTCCACTGTCTGAAGGAAATTCCATGGAAAACTCAGTAAAGTGTGCAGTGTGCACAGTGGGTCTGGTCCGCCATCCCCCGTACGTGATCAGACATGCACCCGTCTGTAATTGGAGAGGCATGTGGAGACTGAGAagcagtgaagtccacaaagcgaATGTATCCCAATCCCTTGGCGTGTATAGAAATGTATCCTCTGTGCACTGCGACTGTTAAATACAGTAGTACTCTGAGGTGTACGGTCCACGACTGTTATTCACATCTGTGCATCTGAAAGTTAGATACCATAACTAATGGAGTGGTAGTAGCCATCACTAAATCAGCCAACTATCCAGTTGTGGACCAGCACATATTTTCTGGTCATTCTCCAATGGACTACAAAGTCAGTGCTTTCCCAATGTTGAATGACTGTATTATCGCCAATAGAAATTCACCAGTCGAGCTAATAGATGTAAAGTACTGAGGAAGAAGAGGATCCTGTTCACACCACACGTACTGTGTACAAACACCATGTGTATATGGAGGAAGCTGTCAAGAAGATGGATGACACTCTCCTCCTGAACAGTCCAGGGCCCCTCATTCCTACACGTCTCGAGAGTAGGAACGCTGATCGAGAATCAGTTCTGCCTTTAGGCTCATAATGAAAAAGATTGTATGGAGAGCGGGGACCGGATCCTAGGTCAGCACTTcgactctgagacgctttataaATACAGGCCACGAGGAGTGAAAGAGGAAGCTCTTTGTCAAAGTTCTGCTAAAGTCTAACGCCTCTGTCAGACCGACAACGTCATTGCATCAATACTGCGTAATAAATTCTGCAGTCAAACTTTTTTCATTATGTAATCAAACATTTTAGTGGATATGAATTCAAAAGAAGTTCAACTTTCACCCTTTGCTTACTAGTTCTGTCAATTCGATGCATACAATGTTATGCATATCTTGTATAAATCCAATGTATGCACGACCCAgaacacagaacgcactgcaactgcctctgccaCACAATACTGCAAGGCAAACTGAGCTttccattggaaattaatgtacttctggtgtaccaaaaccCAATGACGCTATTGGTCTAATCGAGACGTAATAGCAAAATGACAGTAAATCTACACTAAACCAAGTGTAATGCAATATTTCTACTTGCACTCATTCTGCATGACTCTGTAGATTTCAGACTCAGACCACATGAATAAGCTTAAACTTATATAGAAAGAAAAATATTTCCCACTTAAACCACACAAGTTGCACCATAACAAAACCAGGAACTGTTGAGAGCAGCTGTGTGAAATGGAACGTGGGACACAAATGTGGATACACTCACGTACAGTCATACGGGCACGAGACATATGTGTCAAATAGAATGAAAGAAGAAGCTATTTTAAAAGAAGCTTCAGAAGCATTTTAGAACAGCATACTGTCTCTAGTTTATTCAGCATATAATATTTGGAACAAATACTTGCATGACTTATTGACAGCTGTAAAGCTTGCCTTGACTTTTCAGAGCACTCCACATGAAAGTCATGGAAACTCAGTCAAGTTCAGATCCTTCTTAACCATGGAGCTGAGTAGCCAGTTGGCTACTAAACCTGCCCTGTACTGAACTAGTTTGCTGGGGAGTTCTCGGTAAGATCTGATCCACCATGAGTTATTCTCTTCTTCCTGGTGCGCTTGACTTGATTGATATACGGGTTGTTGTGATGACTCATCCCTCGAAATGactacccccccctccctcttacTCCTTCATCCCCCTCTTTTCATACGATATTCTGATACGGACAACCGTTTGTTATTAACCcttatgattaaaaaaaaaaaaaaagcaatttAGTCTAATAGATTTTGTCCCTCTGCAACATTCACTGTCTGAAAGGAAAATGTCAAACCCATTCAGGCTGTTTGATCCTTAACCAGTCCAGGACACTGCGAAATTATCTCCTCATGGTCTGCCAGATGGTTAATAGCTAATAATGACTGGATGTATGACGCCAGTACAGTAATTATCTACTGTGCTATTGTCCATCCCTACAGGGGAGTAGACCTCCGTCAATATTGTATCAGGTCAATGGCGAAGGTGTTAGACAACTCATGGTGGTGCTACAATTGAACTTGAGGCAGTGTAGCTGCGCTGCACAAGTAGATTTTCTCCAATGCAGTTGTATGACCAGTGAGAGGTAGTGTTCTGCATAGTTAATGTTGAGCGTGTGGGTGGCGGCTTTTAGGTGGAAAGTTAAAAATGTCTCACGTACAGACGACGTAAAGAACCCTTTCACCACGCTTCTTCTTAGCGAAGTGCAGCATGCTCTTCATTTACACAATTACCTTTGGCTATCCACTCTGATCTGATTTCAGTATTAGATCACACTGGGCCTATTTCAAGGACACTATGGTTGTTGGTCTTGTGACATTCAACGCATAGTGGCCACCAGAAAATAAAAGGTCACCAGAAATGAATTCCGCAAATGGATTCTTCTCACCTCATATTTGGGGTCATATTTTCTGTTCCGAGCAGTTTCACAATCCCTACATGCTTTGCTCATCAAGTCCTTCAAGATATGCCCTTTGTAAACAAGTTTACAGTATTGTTTCTACATTGCTGTTTTCATTTCCTGATTTCTATCATGCTGCCTGATAACATTGTGAACGAGCTGAGCATCTCTAACCTCTCATGACCTATTTTGTTTCCTCTATGTCTCAGAGAGGGGTCCCTCCATTCTCAATCATCCCCAATGTAGAGGTCACTGCCCTCTGAATAGAACAACTCCTCAGCGACCTGCAACCTAAACAAACGTATGTTAGTAAAACCTGTCCAATCCATGCTCAGGAAGGCCATACCATAGAGTCCACCATTAAGACAATGGCGCTCTGTCTCGGACAAGTCTTCAGCAAAGACAAAACGTTTAGGCCTCGGAAGCGCTTTGAGCCTGGCACACAGCGGTTTGAGCTGTACAAGAAGGCCCAGGCCTCTCTGAAGTCAGGCCTGGACCTGAGGAAAGTGGTCCAGCTTCCCGAAGGAGAGAACATCAACGACTGGATCGCCGTGCACGTGGTGGACTTCTTCAACCGGATCAACCTGATCTACGGCACGGTCAGCGAGTTCTGCACCGAGCGCACCTGCCCCATCATGTCGGGGGGCCTGCGCTACGAGTACCGGTGGCAGGATGGAGACGACTACAAGAAGCCCACCAAGCTGCCCGCCTTGAAGTACATGAACCTTCTGATGGACTGGATAGAGACGAACATCAACAACGAGAACATCTTCCCCACGAGAGTAGGTGTGTTAAAGGCAGTGGTTCCAAACTAGGATAGTGAATGCACCTGTGATGTGGCTTCATGCCCACTCTCTCTGACAGTATCTTTAATGGATCTAGAAAGGTTCAAAGAAAGGTTAACGAGCTAGGTTAATTACACAATGAGGGTGGCAGAGTGTGAATTATGGGGGGCCAGTGTGAGCTAAGCTCCCATGAATGAGAAATGAGCTCCTCTAAATGCAACAAAAGTCAAACCTTTGGGGGGGGGTCTCTAAATATTGATAATTTGACCAAGACGGGCTGACAACAAGATGCCCTGGCCGCAAGACGCATCAgtctcactggagaaagcatccgagtgagtaaaacagcccccctctgtctcagtatgtgtcgcccatgtatctgatgctgtctggtcaaaaagagtatgatgctttctccggtgagatagaTTCAGacacttgcgaattgaaggaaaatgatGAAATATAAATTTCATAATTTTTAAAAATTTGTTTATAGTTTTTTGGGGAACCATAGATTCCCTCGGCATCCATGAATGCACACCACTATATTAGACCTAATGACAATCGCCAAATGTCATTACATTTATGGTGTTTGTAACAGATGTCTTTTTCCATTCATCAAATAGCAAGTGTGCACGGTTTGGATGCTGGGATCATTTTTGGAGTAGACAAATGTGTACAGCTGCAGTTAGCCTACTTCTTGAAGTGATttatttgacaatcagatgaaaacatcatgactggttgtgttcatgccacattaaaatgtaatacttttttttttactgttaaaTGACATCTTTACTGTTAGGCCCATAACAAAAAAATCCCAAGTGAGGCTCCCCCGAATGTCACGGTATAATTTACACTCTGGGGGGTGGCATTTGGAAGAAATTGAATGGGGTACTCTGAGTCTATTGTTCATTGTCAAAGGGTTGTTATCAAGCTCTGTTTGAGGAGGGAGAATATGTGCATGAACAATCTATTAAATTAACATGTAATTGCGTTGCGGGCTGCCGAGAGACATTTTACAGTATatgatctacctacagtataggaTATTGATGTCCGGTGGGAGTGTGACAGCTTTAATGTGACAGCTTTAATGCTAAGTGAGATGTAATTATGAAACATAATAGAACACAATTATGGAACATAATGACATTCTGATAGTTACAAATAGTCTCTAAAAATGAATCGAATGGAGTGGCAAGTCTTCCTCACTGACAGTTCTATCCTCTTTGGTCCCAGGTGTTCCTTTCCCTAAGAACTTCCAGCAGGTGTGTAAGAAGATCCTGAGCCGTCTCTTCCGGGTCTTTGTGCACGTCTACATCCACCACTTTGACAGCATCTGCAGCATGGGCGCTGAGGCCCACATCAATACCTGCTACAAACACTACTATTATTTCATCTCTGAGTTCAGCCTCATCGAGCACTCTGAACTGGAGCCCCTGGTGAGAAAGGAGGTGTGGGGGGTGAATGGAGGGGGTCAAAAGTCgtgcactaaatatggaatagggtgctatttgggatgtatcCTTAGATAGAGCTTGGGTGGAAGGTTCCATTTCTATGTCCTGTAAGTTCATATTTAGGGTAAATATAGAAGGGGTAGAAGGGTGTAGAAGGGTGTCTGGATATGAATGTTTGAGGGCGTATCCCTCACATTACTATCATTCAGACTGACTAGTTTTGCCGTGGCCCAATAAGGGAGGAGCTTACATTTTCCTCCATAAAACGAAGGCAGTGTATTGTCTGAGTTATTTCACACCACAACAGAACATGTTGTTTTGAGTGTCTGCGCAAACCACATAAACTGGGTGATTATACAGAATCAACTCTGGGCATAGAGCATATTACTAAATCACAGCCCAGTATAAAATAATTATACGATAGCAGTGTGTCTTTCATTTTCCCTTTGGCACAGTCATTGGAATTAATGATGCACCACTTATTTCCCCAGTTTGCATCATAAAAAAAAACTTGTTAAACTTTGTAAGAAATCTGGTTTGCTTTATATAACCATCATAAGTGAAATTGCAGTCTAGCCAGCCATAACTGAGAATCATGTCACGTTCAAGTTGTTTTCTCTAGTGCAGAGAGCTTCGTTACATCTGAACAGATGGAGGTAGGCGCTCCGAGGTACAATAAAATGCCTCTGTTATCATCATTATAAAGGACAGACTTTTACTTCCCCTCCTGGTGAAAAAGTAATGAGACTATATCAACAACATAATCTGGGGGGAAATAAGCTTTTGGATGACTAGAGGTAAGATGGGAACAGCCGAGAGACTTCTCATCAGATGATGACTGTATTGTAGCCTATCTGTTTGAATATATTCGTGGCCTCATACAGCGTGATGATAGGTGTGTAGCATTGTCGGTTACGATAAATTAAGCCTGGGGCCATTTACTGGTCATTTGTCAACATCATATGAATtgcttgtctctcctctcttctctttacccCCAGAGAGCAATGACAGAGAAGATCTGTAACTAAACCACTTGGACAATGGAGTGTACATTATTTCAAAAAATTCCACGGAGCCCTTCAAGAGACCCACTGCTTAAATACCGTTCCAAACACTCAAACCAAAGGACAGTCGAATGGATTTTGAGTGGATTTGAAGAACTTAAGTGTTATCCATCAAGCATTAGAACATTTATTCACATTTTCAGCCAATAGGCTATATGTTTTAGGAAAAAGGACTGTTCTGCTTCCTAGATTTTGTGCTGTGACATGCAGCATttcagtattttgtgttttatttgaGTAACTGTTCTAGCTCTGTTTTACTAAGCATGAATATGTTTTTCTTGTGCATGTTCTTGACATCATTAACTTCCAAAATGTGCTTGCGGTTTCGAGGTGTTTCAGCCATTTTGTGATGGACTGAAGGCGACATCACAAGACCCCTCTCCAGTATTTAGCATTTTGTGACAAGTACGTGTCCAATGTGTCCCAGCCAGAGGCAACAGAGTTAAGGACTTTGAAAAACAGACATTTTGTGAGGTGTCTGGGTAAGTACAGGGTGACAACCGGAAGCAATACTTGTGAAATATTGACTTCATTTTCATTTACCAAAACTAGTTCAACTGGGATTACTCTGGGAGACTAATCTGATTGAAATGTGTGACTGATTCATTTGCCAAGTGTTAGGACAAGTAAGTTCACCCACTACAATTAGTGTTTTTGTTGCATGCCCtgttaatttgcattttattattAAGGAAATGTTTTAGCTGTGATCAAACTAAATATCAGACATAGGATATTTTCATTCAGACGGTGACCAATTCAAACCTGCCTCATTGCTTTTGTAAAaccttaaagtaactgtccagtgtttccagattccTATGAAATgaattacaatatgagtgaaatattTTTCCTTCCAAAAAAATGGTAATTCAGTATGTTTATaaagcagcttttctgtgttgcagtggtgtgggcttaccccaacaacagaatggtgttggcttaccccaacaacagaatggtgtgggcttacctcaacaacagaatggtgtgggcttacctcaacaacagaatggtgtgggcttacctcaacaacagaatggtgtgggcttacctcaacaacagaatggtgtgggcttacctcaacaacagaatggtgtgggcttacctcaacaacagaatggtgtgggcttacctcaacaacagaatggtgtgggcttacctcaacaacagaatggtgtgggcttacctcaacaacagaatggtgtgggcttacctcaacaacagaatggtgtgggcttaccccaacaatagaatggtgtgggcttaccccaacaacagaatggtgtgggcttacctcAACAACGGAATGGTGTGGGCtcaccccaacaacagaatggtgtgggcttaccccaacaacagaatggtgtgggcttaccccaacaacagaatggtgtgggcttaccccaacaacagaatggtgtgggcttaccccaacaacagaatggtgtgggcgtataccGTTCAAAAAAATCTTAATGCAAGTAGACCACTCATTGGCCAGgagaatattttattttattttatttatagtgtgaaggtatgtgtgtgtgtgtgtgtgtgtgttttgaggaaAGCTATTTGATATTAAAATACTAATATGACTCATGGATAGAACTAATAGGATGTCCTATTTATAGGGCAAGAGTATTATAGGGCATGGGGCCCTATAATAATATGGATATACCCCATATTTGGCCCCTGGGGGGCATGGCAACCATTTTTCAAAATGCATGCAGATTGTAACAatattttggaaatctgttttAAGATAAATGCTCCAAATTTGGCACAGAGGTAGATTTCTGGACCCTTAACATATTAAGATATTTACAGCCCAGATATGCAGCAATTACAAGATAGATTTATGTAGCCTGAAAATATTTATTTCTGGAGCCACCACAGATTTGACCCCTGGGGACAGTTACTTTAAACAACTTTacgattctctctctctgtgtgtgtgtgtgtgtgtgtgtgtgtgtgtgtgtgtgtgtgtgtgtgtgtgtgtgtgtgtgtgtgtgtgtgtgtgtgtgtgtgtgtgtgtgtgtgtgtgtgtgtgtgtgtgtggcccctgTCAGTAATAAAATGTTAGAGTTCTGAAGGCCTTTTTTGAGATAAACACATCAAATTTGGCACAGAGGTAGCTTTATTTAACCAAAAAAGATTTAGATATGGAGTCATCACATATATGTGGTGGCCATCTTACAAAATGGCCACTGTCAGTAATACACTGTTAGAGTTCTGAAGGCCTTTTTTGACATAGACGCACCAAATTTGGCACAGAAGTTGATTCATGTACCCTGACAAGATTTGAGTATGGAACCACTACAGATTTGGCCCCTGGGGGCCTTGGAAGTCATCTTATGAAATGGCCACAGACGGTAATACAATTTACAGTTCAGAAAGCCTGTCTTAAGATTAACAACCCAAATTTGGCACAGAGGTATATTTATGTACCCTGAAAAGATTTCGATATGGAGCGACTCCAGacttaagtgcatagatgacatgtattgtTTTCCCACTGCCCctgtttcgagacaggtgcatgataatggtccattctaaatcaaaacaaatttcacacatatatgatttagtatatgtaaagacaggATAAAATCAAGAATAgcctgatgggtgacaatattaacCTATCACTTTTgaaattatatattatcacttgtaaATGACGCCCAGCATAAAACAAGAAACAATACCTTTATCTTAtcatagtcacacacctcatgtagcctagcccatagatcTATATGTGTTGAATATCTatataaggtttgtatcacaactaaagtggccaaataactccTTAAAATGAAaaacattaatccgctttacaagtGGTGTATAGCCTAATTGGCATACATAAACAGAGCGTtagtttcaaatttggggaagaTAAAATTTACCATAAAATGCAGCTTTATAATAAAAGTGTTAAATGCATTTTGCattcacttttgataatggtgttttcacttttgataatggtgttttcccgctaatggaacattcgtGCTTATAGCCTACTACCATGTGCGCATTGCAGCACTTATAATGTGaataaatagcctaatagtttatcaacatttaaagctaaatgttctgatctgttgcgtcagccacatTGCATCAAAAAGGCAATGATTgcattaatttgggatctatcgcatcccacaccTTTTGAATTATGGGCGATAGTGGATTggcataggctagtgcttttgctgtgtgttaggcctactcatcttgttggctgacgaaaagtaaatgtggacagttcttccaatatcttcaatatgcacctcggaattggataaggacgagCAGTTGCATCCCCAATGTGTCgatcttcacttgtagcctgtgagaaagacctgaCCAGGTGATGGatagccatgtgagtgagaggtgcttcggagcgTGCAGAAGTCATTGAGAAAGGCACAAAGCAGCACTCCAAGGCCAAGGGCATAATGGCCACTGgctgcaaaaggcatggatttttttagggtgcattacggccacacaaagggaATGTCGCGATGAAATTTGAGGCATTGtgaagtgcttgtcaaattgtgaatgagagactgataaagtgtgtacagcctgcacaaAAAAAATCTAAGCAGAGTGCATGCCATCATTAGAGTCGCTTCATGCCGCCTTACATTATattacaaatcaaaacatatagccca
Proteins encoded:
- the LOC135512578 gene encoding MOB kinase activator 3C-like isoform X2; amino-acid sequence: MALCLGQVFSKDKTFRPRKRFEPGTQRFELYKKAQASLKSGLDLRKVVQLPEGENINDWIAVHVVDFFNRINLIYGTVSEFCTERTCPIMSGGLRYEYRWQDGDDYKKPTKLPALKYMNLLMDWIETNINNENIFPTRVFLSLRTSSRCVRRS
- the LOC135512578 gene encoding MOB kinase activator 3C-like isoform X1, which codes for MALCLGQVFSKDKTFRPRKRFEPGTQRFELYKKAQASLKSGLDLRKVVQLPEGENINDWIAVHVVDFFNRINLIYGTVSEFCTERTCPIMSGGLRYEYRWQDGDDYKKPTKLPALKYMNLLMDWIETNINNENIFPTRVGVPFPKNFQQVCKKILSRLFRVFVHVYIHHFDSICSMGAEAHINTCYKHYYYFISEFSLIEHSELEPLRAMTEKICN